A single region of the Raphanus sativus cultivar WK10039 chromosome 1, ASM80110v3, whole genome shotgun sequence genome encodes:
- the LOC108808987 gene encoding transcription factor MYB124, which produces MEDTKKKKKKNISNEDSKKKERHIVTWTAEEDVILRDQITLHGTENWAIIASKFKDKSTRQCRRRWYTYLNSDFKRGGWSPEEDMLLCEAQRVFGNRWTEIAKVVSGRTDNAVKNRFTTLCKKRAKHEAMANSNNSNNKRMLFLDGISTPQKADNEAPIAKRTRRSHILEHTEMSNYGKVESCLNQQARSPFSVLARNATGIDSLEEQYQTSNVKESDGGEGMFLKKDDPKVTALMQQAELLTSLAQKVSADNTEQSMENAWKVLQDFLNKGKENDLLRYGLPDIDFQLEEFRDLIGDLRSSYEDNDPSWRQPDLHDSPASSEYSSGSTIMLDQSGDRTQPSLPDPQTERKESGEEFLSTDDVLKNPDENMPISGGEENFSSPIQVTPLFRSLADGIPSPQFSESERSFLLKTLGIESSSTNPSQPPPCKRVLLHSL; this is translated from the exons ATGGAAGAtacgaagaagaaaaagaagaagaatattaGTAACGAAGATTCAAAGAAGAAGGAACGTCATATTGTTACTTGGACAGCAGAG GAGGATGTTATACTAAGAGACCAGATTACTCTTCATGGAACTGAAAA TTGGGCGATCATTGCATCAAAGTTTAAGGATAAAAGCACAAGACAATGCAGAAGAAG ATggtatacatatttaaactcTGATTTCAAGAGAGGAGGTTGGTCTCCTGAAGAAGATATGCTTTTGTGTGAG gCACAAAGAGTGTTTGGGAATAGATGGACTGAGATAGCAAAAGTGGTTTCAGGCAG AACGGATAATGCTGTGAAGAACAGGTTTACAACACTTTGTAAGAAGAGAGCCAAGCATGAAGCTATGGCTAACTCGAACAACTCAAACAACAAGAGAATGTTGTTCTTAGACGGTATTAGTACACCCCAAAAAGCCGATAATGAAGCTCCGATTGCCAAGAGAACAAG GAGAAGTCACATTCTAGAGCATACAGAGATGAGTAACTATGGAAAAGTTGAGTCTTGTCTGAATCAGCAGGCAAGATCTCCATTCTCGGTATTGGCACGCAATGCCACAGGTATTGATAGCTTGGAAGAACAGTATCAAACAAGTAATGTGAAGGAGAGTGATGGTGGTGAAGGGATGTTTCTTAAGAAGGATGATCCTAAAGTCACAGCTCTGATGCAACAAGCTGAACTCTTAACCTCCTTGGCGCAGAAAGTTAGTGCAGACAACACGGAACAAAGCATGGAGAATGCTTGGAAG GTTCTTCAGGATTTCCTGAATAAAGGCAAGGAAAATGATCTGTTGAGATATGGATTACCTGACATTGATTTTCAACTGGAGGAGTTTAGGGACCTTATAGGGGATTTGAGGAGTAGTTATGAAGACAATGACCCATCTTGGAG GCAACCTGATCTCCATGACTCACCAGCTAGCTCCGAGTATAGTTCAGGATCAACCATCATGCTGGACCAGTCTGGTGACAGAACACAACCATCATTGCCTGATCCTCAGACAGAACGTAAGGAAAGTGGAGAGGAGTTTCTATCAACGGATGATGTCCTGAAAAATCCTGATGAGAATATGCCCATCTCGGGCGGAGAAGAAAACTTCAGCTCCCCTATTCAAGTCACGCCATTATTCAGGTCTCTAGCAGATGGCATCCCAAGTCCACAGTTCTCTGAAAGT GAGAGGAGCTTCCTGCTAAAAACACTCGGGATCGAGTCCTCAAGTACCAATCCTTCACAACCACCCCCTTGCAAAAGAGTCCTTCTACATAGCTTGTAG